A region of the Bdellovibrionota bacterium genome:
GAAGGACCCCGGTCTCTACGTCATCGACGTCACGATGCAGCCAAAGCGAACCGCGGCAGAGGCGGAAAAGGTGGTCTACGCCGAGTTGAAACGTCTCGCAGCTGAAGAAGTTCCCCAGAAAGAGCTCGATAAAGCGGTCAATCGCCTCGAGACTTCCTTCTGGCAAAACCTGAGAACGGCCGACACCAAGGCACAGGCGCTCGGGTTCTATGAAGTCGTGGCGGGGGACTACCGGAGGCTCTTTGACGAAGTCGCCGCGTATCGCCGCGTCAAGCCGGCGGATGTCAAACGGGTCGCGCGGGTTTATTTTCACCCCGAAAACCGAACGGTCGTCACGGCCAAACCTCAAAAGAATACGAAGACAAATCCAAAGACCAAACCGAAGGCGAATCCAAAAACATGAGGACACAGATCCCGGCTTCGATCCTGGTTTCGTTCGCACTATTTCTATCCACCGAGGGGAGCAGAATCATGAGTACGGCAATCGCTGCATCCAAGAACAGATCCGACGTCATTCAACAAATGCCCTCGTGGGTACGCGTGGAGGGTGTCGACACAATCTTGGCGGAAAAGCATGACACCCCGTTGGTGTCGATCAACATTGCATTCTCGTTCGGCTCTTATTCCAATCCATCGGACAAGGGAGGCCTCGCTAATTTTTTCGGCGACATGCTCCTGCGCGGAACCAAGACGCGGACGAGAGAAGAGATCGAAAACGAACTCGATTTTTTGGGGGCCAACCTGAAGGTCGACACCGGCTACCACTCCACCATGGTCCGTGGCCAGGTCCTCCGGCGCAACCTGGATCGTCTGCTCGCGCTGATCACGGATATTCTGACCGCATCGATCTTCCCCGAAAAGGAAGTCTTAAAGGTCCGGGACGAGCTGATCTCGGAGTTGAACATTCGCCTCGAAGACGACACCTCCGTGGCTCGGGTCCATTTTATGGAAGCTCTCTTCGCCGGCCACCCGTACGGCAGGGATCAGATGGGGAGCATAACGTCGCTGAAGTCGATTACCCGCGATGATCTGGTCCGTTCTTTTCGGGACCACATTCATCGGAGTGGAATAATGATCGGCGCCGGAGGCGATCTCGATCGCCCGGCTTTTGACGCTATCGTGCGCGCGCTCGCCACAAGCCTTCCGGTGGGGAGAGATGCGCCGAATCAAGTGGCGTTCCACCGAGAACTTCATGGACGAAAGGTCATTCTGGTCGACAAGCCGGAGCGAACGCAGACGCAGTTCTTTCTGGGTCACCCGGGTATTTCAGCCACGGATCCGGATTATTTCCCCCTGATGGTATTCTCGACCGCGTTCGCCGGGCATATGTTCCAGGCGAAGTACCTGCAGGAGATCCGCGTCAAACGTGGATGGGCCTATGGGGCTTACGGCAGACTGGATGCCCGGAGAGACGGCGGCGCTTTTTTTCTGCACACGTATCCGGCGGTGAAAGACACGCTTCCCGCTCTGGAACTGAGCCTTCAAATGCTGGGCGATGCCGCGGAGAAAGGTCTCTCGGATGACGATCTGACGTTTGCCAAGAACTATTTGGTGCGTTCGTTCCCGTTCTTGATTGATACGCCCGAAAAAATCGTCGACGAACGAATCGTCGCGCGTTTCGTGGGCTATTCCGATGATTACCTCGAGACGTACATCAGCAAGATCATGGCGGTAACTCCCCAACAGGCGCGCGCGGTAGCGAAGAAGCATCTCAACGCCAAGGACTTGGACATCGTGGTCCTGTGCACCGCCAAAGACTTTAAGGACACAATCGGCAAGGCGGTTGGAGCCGCGAGCGTTGAGGTCGTCCCCTTCGATCGACTGTGAATACGAATATACGCGGGCTCTTTATGATCCGAGATACGGATACGCCTCGAAACGGCGTTTGTACTCTTCGGCAAGCTTGGAGGCCGTGGCATTGTCCATCTTGTTTTGCGTCACTTGTTCCTGAAGCGTCGTCTTGATGGATTTAACAAGTTTGTCCGGTTCATACCCGTAAGCCTCCAGCGTCTTTCGAACCGTCTCCCCCTTCTTCGCATTCTGAACGATCATTTTTCCGCCGTCGTCCACAATGACGTGAGCTTCGTTGACCGCGCCGAAGAGATTATGGAGATCCCCCATCGTCTCTTGATAAGCGCCGATCAGAAGGAACGCCAAGTAATACGGCTCGTTCGCCTGCAACTCGTGGACTTCGAGCGCCCCTTTAATGTCCTTCAGATCCACAAACTTCTCCACCTCGCCGTCCGAGTCGCAGGTGATGTCCACCAACGTCGCCAGCTTGGTCGGCTTTTCATTGAGCCGATGGATCGGAACGACGGGGAACAGTTGATCCAAAGCCCAGTGATCCGGAATCGACTGAAAAACGGAGAAGTTACAAATGTATTTTTCAAACAATCGATCCTGCAATTCGTTGAACTCGTCGGCCTGAAACTTCGCGGTCTTGCTGTATTTGACCGCCTGACGGGCGATCTCCCAGTAAAGCCACTCCCCTTTTGAGCGATCCTCCAACTCCAGCATTCCTAAGTTGAACAAAGAATACATTTCGTCCCGCCGTTCAATCGCGTCGTGGAAGAACTCACGATAATTCTTCACGCTGATGTTCTTCCGA
Encoded here:
- a CDS encoding pitrilysin family protein is translated as MSTAIAASKNRSDVIQQMPSWVRVEGVDTILAEKHDTPLVSINIAFSFGSYSNPSDKGGLANFFGDMLLRGTKTRTREEIENELDFLGANLKVDTGYHSTMVRGQVLRRNLDRLLALITDILTASIFPEKEVLKVRDELISELNIRLEDDTSVARVHFMEALFAGHPYGRDQMGSITSLKSITRDDLVRSFRDHIHRSGIMIGAGGDLDRPAFDAIVRALATSLPVGRDAPNQVAFHRELHGRKVILVDKPERTQTQFFLGHPGISATDPDYFPLMVFSTAFAGHMFQAKYLQEIRVKRGWAYGAYGRLDARRDGGAFFLHTYPAVKDTLPALELSLQMLGDAAEKGLSDDDLTFAKNYLVRSFPFLIDTPEKIVDERIVARFVGYSDDYLETYISKIMAVTPQQARAVAKKHLNAKDLDIVVLCTAKDFKDTIGKAVGAASVEVVPFDRL